In the Deltaproteobacteria bacterium genome, one interval contains:
- a CDS encoding c-type cytochrome — MVRHTSCYLFYCIALGKLRYHASRRSRVGTQRRYKQKHFCWPDRITVAGVVLIVLFLSNSKGTSVYADDIARGRQLYILCATTCHGEKGEGDQQRHAPALAGVEAWYLEAQLQNFRNGLRGYHADDAAALQMRPMARTLRKDEDVKAVSIYIASLAPTPRMATVSGDHERGKNLYTTCSACHGEGGAGNAEVRSPGLLLQGDWYIVSQLKKFRDGQRGAHKDDAPGMQMRAMTMMLQDDVALNDLAAYVTSLGVAKK, encoded by the coding sequence ATGGTGCGGCACACATCCTGCTATTTGTTTTACTGTATCGCGCTCGGAAAATTGCGATACCACGCAAGCAGGAGGAGTCGGGTGGGTACTCAACGACGATACAAGCAGAAACATTTTTGCTGGCCAGACAGGATAACTGTTGCAGGCGTCGTCCTTATTGTGCTGTTCCTCAGTAATAGTAAGGGGACCTCTGTTTACGCTGACGACATCGCACGTGGAAGACAACTCTACATTCTCTGTGCAACAACATGCCACGGAGAGAAGGGAGAGGGGGACCAGCAACGCCATGCGCCAGCTCTCGCTGGAGTTGAAGCCTGGTATCTCGAAGCGCAGTTGCAAAACTTCCGTAACGGCCTGCGCGGCTATCATGCCGATGATGCTGCTGCGCTACAGATGCGACCGATGGCGCGGACGTTACGCAAAGATGAAGATGTGAAAGCAGTGTCGATCTATATTGCTTCTCTCGCACCGACACCGCGAATGGCCACTGTCTCTGGCGATCACGAGCGCGGGAAGAACCTCTATACGACATGCAGTGCGTGTCATGGGGAGGGAGGAGCAGGGAATGCGGAGGTGAGATCTCCAGGTTTGCTCCTTCAAGGTGACTGGTACATCGTATCGCAGCTCAAAAAGTTCCGCGATGGACAGCGTGGGGCCCACAAAGATGATGCTCCAGGGATGCAGATGCGAGCTATGACGATGATGCTGCAGGATGACGTAGCGCTCAATGATTTGGCGGCATACGTGACGAGCCTTGGGGTAGCCAAGAAATAA
- a CDS encoding cytochrome c oxidase subunit II: MMLEYLLPQAASFAHDIDWLFTVIFITVGFWFVVAQGVLFYFIFRFRRQDGVRSLYVAGEVKAEKQWVSIPHYLVILCDLGLIAGTILVWINVKQALPAAEERVRIVGQQWAWTFVHAGPDGQLDTADDITRIDELHVKENTVYHFELLSKDVIHSFSVPVFRLKQDAVPGRVITGWFKPTKTGQFDIQCAEMCGLGHGVMAARIQIETKEEYDKWMSEQG; this comes from the coding sequence ATGATGCTTGAGTATCTTTTACCGCAAGCTGCCAGTTTCGCCCATGACATCGACTGGCTGTTCACCGTAATCTTCATAACTGTTGGTTTCTGGTTCGTCGTCGCGCAAGGGGTGCTCTTTTACTTTATCTTCCGTTTTCGACGCCAAGACGGTGTGCGTTCATTGTACGTTGCCGGTGAAGTGAAAGCGGAAAAGCAATGGGTGTCTATCCCGCACTATCTCGTCATTCTCTGTGACCTGGGGCTCATTGCCGGAACTATTCTAGTGTGGATCAACGTCAAGCAGGCACTGCCAGCGGCGGAGGAGAGGGTGCGCATCGTTGGTCAGCAATGGGCGTGGACGTTTGTCCATGCGGGACCAGATGGGCAATTGGATACTGCCGATGACATTACTCGTATCGATGAGCTGCATGTCAAAGAGAATACGGTCTATCACTTCGAATTGCTGTCAAAAGATGTCATTCACAGCTTTTCGGTGCCGGTGTTTCGTTTGAAGCAAGACGCAGTGCCAGGACGCGTGATTACTGGATGGTTCAAACCGACCAAGACCGGCCAGTTCGATATTCAGTGCGCTGAAATGTGTGGTCTTGGACACGGCGTGATGGCTGCACGTATCCAGATCGAGACCAAAGAAGAGTACGACAAGTGGATGAGTGAGCAGGGGTAA
- a CDS encoding response regulator: MRAAKVLRRRVLLVSQDKRLKRQVQDCLTMSGFPATLIMSFDNEHPGIPDGKKTLPHVIVLDDSVTVQQGPTLLDTFHRYAPHAFVIYIAGQHTPELERTVRQLGVLYYTAKPPDDLSLQQVLTAALQRSTQGEKSAA; encoded by the coding sequence ATGCGTGCAGCGAAAGTCTTACGACGAAGAGTCCTGCTGGTATCGCAAGACAAACGTCTCAAGCGCCAAGTGCAAGACTGTTTAACGATGAGTGGGTTCCCGGCAACCCTCATCATGTCGTTTGACAACGAACATCCAGGCATCCCGGACGGCAAGAAAACGTTACCTCACGTTATTGTGCTCGACGATAGCGTCACCGTACAACAAGGCCCGACGTTGCTGGACACGTTTCATCGTTACGCACCCCACGCGTTCGTGATATACATCGCGGGTCAACATACCCCCGAACTCGAACGGACCGTACGGCAACTCGGAGTCCTGTACTACACAGCCAAGCCCCCTGATGACCTGTCGCTGCAACAGGTGCTCACTGCAGCGCTACAACGCTCGACGCAGGGTGAGAAGTCCGCCGCGTGA